A window from Rhizosphaericola mali encodes these proteins:
- a CDS encoding phosphocholine-specific phospholipase C gives MDQSRRSFLKNTSILTGFTGLNNVLPSSIQKAFTINAEPGTTFRDAEHIVFLMQENRSFDHIFGNLKGVRGFKDPRAKNLPNGDKVWLQKDQQGNTFSPFHLDINTTKITWQGGLPHSWKDQTGARNMGKYDQWISNKSIMTMGYYDRNDLPFYYAFADAFTVCDHNFCSSLTGTTPNRLFFWTGNIRPQPDGQSIPAVDNSMAESRDNSYVDWETFPELLEKSGIDWKIYQNEIWTAQLPDHKDYWLGNYGDNAIEYIKRYHVKLSAYFRKNGDTTSKPALTSEEVLKKYESLSTFEKALIDKAFQTNMDRDDAYLNLSDYEFKDENNQTKKVQIPQNDLFYQFRKDVQSGNLPQVSWLVAPQAFSDHTSSPFYGTWYVSEALDILTQNPEVWKKTIFILNYDENDGYFDHLTPFTPPHPSNVETGIVSNDIYTDSDYYDDHKSNNSPIGLGYRVPMIIASPWSKGGFVNSQVFDHTSTLMFLEDFFKHKGKSLYCKNISTWRRSICGNLTSAFRPYNGEKISLPDFEQYKNTIRKIQIVKDKPILQTPSPITDSLKSEINTQKLPASNHVEMGIRPSCSLPYDNYADYQLNEQGEILLKFRCGADIGSAYSAYTQTSYNNIPGKCWDFALSKGTKLDYKLWLHNFIDAQFDINIQGPNGFYRHFNGNNKIQGLDISLIYETKKGIKTTNTGNLYLIILNQTSQAHNFLLEDLSYGKGNKEISVIGNQTLKLKVNLASHHWYDIKITLNNIKDAFWHYAGHVEDGNISISDPLMGS, from the coding sequence ATGGATCAAAGTAGAAGAAGCTTTCTAAAAAATACATCCATACTGACTGGATTTACTGGACTCAATAACGTTTTACCTAGTTCTATACAAAAAGCATTTACTATCAATGCCGAACCAGGCACTACATTTAGAGATGCGGAACATATTGTTTTCCTTATGCAAGAAAACAGATCATTTGATCACATTTTTGGTAACTTAAAAGGAGTAAGAGGATTTAAAGACCCAAGAGCGAAAAATTTGCCAAATGGAGATAAGGTATGGCTTCAAAAAGATCAACAAGGAAACACATTTTCACCATTTCATCTAGATATAAATACTACAAAAATCACATGGCAAGGAGGACTTCCACATAGTTGGAAAGACCAAACAGGCGCTCGTAATATGGGTAAATATGATCAATGGATTTCCAATAAAAGCATTATGACTATGGGATATTATGATCGTAATGATTTACCATTTTATTACGCATTTGCCGATGCATTCACTGTGTGTGATCATAATTTCTGCTCATCATTAACAGGTACAACTCCTAATCGTTTATTTTTTTGGACTGGAAATATCCGTCCTCAACCTGATGGGCAATCGATACCCGCCGTAGATAATTCTATGGCCGAATCTAGAGATAACTCATATGTAGACTGGGAAACATTTCCCGAATTACTAGAAAAAAGTGGAATTGATTGGAAAATATATCAAAATGAAATATGGACAGCACAATTACCCGATCATAAAGACTATTGGCTAGGCAATTACGGAGATAATGCAATCGAATATATCAAAAGATATCACGTTAAACTCTCTGCCTATTTTAGAAAAAATGGCGATACAACAAGCAAACCAGCGCTAACCTCAGAGGAAGTATTAAAAAAATATGAATCATTATCCACTTTTGAAAAAGCATTAATTGATAAGGCATTCCAAACTAATATGGATCGTGACGATGCGTATCTAAACTTATCTGATTATGAATTTAAAGATGAAAATAATCAAACTAAAAAAGTACAAATACCTCAAAACGATTTATTTTATCAATTTAGAAAAGATGTACAATCTGGAAACTTACCACAAGTATCTTGGCTAGTTGCTCCACAGGCATTTTCTGACCATACTAGCTCTCCTTTCTATGGCACATGGTATGTTTCAGAAGCATTAGATATCCTAACTCAAAACCCAGAAGTATGGAAAAAAACTATTTTCATTTTAAACTATGATGAAAATGATGGCTATTTCGACCACTTAACACCCTTTACACCTCCACATCCAAGCAATGTGGAGACAGGAATTGTTTCTAATGACATATACACAGATTCGGACTATTATGATGATCATAAATCAAATAATTCTCCGATTGGATTAGGCTATCGTGTCCCAATGATCATTGCATCTCCTTGGTCAAAAGGAGGATTTGTCAATTCGCAAGTATTTGACCATACTTCGACATTGATGTTTTTGGAAGACTTTTTTAAACATAAAGGCAAATCTCTATATTGTAAAAATATTAGTACATGGAGACGCAGTATTTGTGGTAATCTCACCTCTGCATTTCGCCCATATAATGGAGAAAAAATATCGTTGCCCGATTTCGAGCAATACAAAAACACGATTCGAAAAATTCAAATTGTAAAAGACAAACCAATATTACAAACACCATCACCTATTACCGACAGTTTAAAATCTGAAATAAATACACAAAAGCTGCCCGCATCTAATCATGTCGAAATGGGAATTCGTCCTTCCTGCTCATTACCTTATGATAATTATGCAGACTATCAATTAAATGAACAAGGAGAGATCTTATTAAAATTCAGATGCGGTGCCGACATTGGAAGTGCGTATAGTGCATATACCCAAACTAGTTACAACAATATACCAGGAAAGTGTTGGGATTTTGCTTTGAGTAAGGGAACAAAACTTGATTATAAATTATGGCTTCATAATTTTATTGATGCACAATTTGATATAAATATACAAGGACCGAATGGCTTTTACCGTCATTTTAATGGTAATAATAAAATCCAAGGATTAGACATATCCCTTATATATGAGACCAAAAAGGGCATAAAAACAACCAATACAGGTAATTTATATTTAATTATTTTAAATCAAACATCCCAAGCTCATAACTTCTTACTAGAGGACCTTAGTTATGGTAAAGGAAATAAAGAAATCTCCGTCATAGGAAACCAGACTTTAAAATTAAAGGTAAATTTAGCATCACACCATTGGTACGACATAAAGATCACTCTTAATAATATTAAGGACGCATTTTGGCATTACGCTGGACATGTTGAAGACGGAAATATATCCATATCAGACCCATTGATGGGCTCCTAA
- a CDS encoding TIGR03364 family FAD-dependent oxidoreductase, with protein sequence MQKKYDLIIVGGGVLGTFHAYHALELGLKVALIEKDLQPQSATVRNFGQVVPSGMNTKWQNYGRKSLSYYNRIQSQFDITVRNNGSIYFASNPEELQLLEELAQINKKNGYSSELLTKETCINNYPGLQSSYVLAGLYFPEELSVEPRTMIHRLLEYLQKEKGLDYIPSTTILHCTTLSHHVELQSASERAFYAEKVIICSGAEFKTLYPQIFQSSDLEVTKLQMLQTYPQSNYKLKGSILTGLSIRRYEAFKECISYNNIKAQEEPSSLAKKWGIHILFKQAMDGSIIIGDSHQYADASHMDNLGFDLHDEIENFMIEEAKKIFALPNYKIQNRWFGIYSQCKNQDVFEQTIDNNIHIVTGIGGKGMTGSAGYAKENIDKIYNQN encoded by the coding sequence GTGCAAAAAAAATACGATTTAATTATAGTCGGAGGAGGAGTTTTAGGAACTTTCCACGCCTATCATGCTCTAGAATTAGGACTCAAAGTCGCATTAATTGAAAAAGATCTTCAACCTCAAAGTGCAACAGTACGCAATTTCGGACAAGTAGTACCTTCTGGCATGAATACCAAATGGCAAAATTATGGAAGAAAAAGCTTGTCATACTATAATCGTATTCAATCTCAATTTGACATTACGGTACGTAATAATGGGTCTATCTATTTTGCTTCAAATCCAGAAGAACTACAACTATTAGAAGAGCTTGCTCAAATCAACAAAAAAAATGGTTATTCATCAGAGTTACTAACGAAAGAAACTTGTATAAATAATTATCCAGGATTACAATCAAGTTATGTACTAGCTGGGCTCTATTTTCCAGAAGAATTGTCTGTAGAACCTAGAACTATGATTCACCGTTTATTAGAATATCTACAAAAAGAAAAAGGGTTAGATTATATTCCATCGACGACTATATTGCATTGCACAACACTAAGTCATCATGTTGAATTACAAAGTGCATCCGAACGAGCCTTTTATGCCGAAAAAGTTATTATTTGTTCTGGAGCTGAATTTAAAACACTTTATCCTCAAATATTTCAGTCTAGCGATTTAGAAGTTACTAAATTACAAATGCTGCAAACATACCCTCAATCAAATTATAAACTAAAGGGATCTATACTTACAGGCTTATCTATACGTCGATACGAAGCCTTTAAAGAATGCATATCATATAATAATATCAAAGCACAAGAAGAACCTTCCTCATTAGCGAAAAAATGGGGTATACATATTTTATTCAAACAAGCAATGGATGGTTCTATTATTATTGGCGATTCACACCAATATGCGGATGCTTCCCACATGGATAATTTAGGGTTTGATTTGCATGATGAAATAGAAAATTTCATGATAGAAGAAGCAAAAAAAATCTTTGCTTTACCGAACTATAAAATTCAAAATAGATGGTTCGGAATTTATTCCCAATGCAAAAACCAAGATGTGTTTGAACAAACTATCGATAACAATATACACATAGTTACAGGTATTGGCGGCAAAGGAATGACAGGAAGTGCAGGTTATGCAAAAGAAAATATTGATAAAATCTACAATCAAAACTAA
- a CDS encoding HAD family hydrolase — protein sequence MTNIKMLVLDMAGTTVKENNLVYKTVQKAIQKEGIQVTLDNVLEHGAGKEKYTAIVDVLHACTNLNDKEIINIANNAFEYFKATLYDTYNENTINTYEGMETFFSFMQNKGIKVVLNTGYNHALATKILSILGWEEGKQIDGLITDDDVEKGRPYPDMIELAMQRFGIHDPLNVLKAGDSAIDIIEGKNSGCGLTIGVLSGAQTKEQLENAHPDYILNYVTDIKDLLFS from the coding sequence ATGACAAATATTAAGATGCTAGTACTAGATATGGCAGGAACAACCGTAAAGGAAAATAATCTAGTATATAAAACAGTACAAAAAGCTATCCAGAAAGAAGGTATACAAGTAACACTAGACAACGTATTAGAACATGGTGCAGGAAAAGAAAAATACACGGCCATTGTGGATGTGTTGCATGCATGTACCAACTTAAATGATAAGGAGATTATTAATATTGCCAATAATGCATTTGAATATTTCAAAGCTACATTATACGACACCTATAATGAAAATACAATCAACACATATGAAGGCATGGAGACTTTTTTTTCATTTATGCAAAATAAAGGTATTAAAGTAGTTTTAAACACAGGATACAATCATGCACTTGCGACAAAGATACTATCTATTCTTGGCTGGGAAGAAGGAAAACAGATTGACGGACTTATTACAGATGACGATGTTGAAAAAGGAAGACCCTATCCTGACATGATTGAACTTGCAATGCAACGCTTTGGTATCCACGATCCTCTTAACGTATTAAAGGCGGGAGACTCTGCCATTGACATTATAGAAGGAAAAAATTCCGGCTGTGGCTTAACAATAGGTGTATTAAGTGGTGCACAAACTAAAGAACAATTAGAGAATGCACATCCAGATTATATATTGAACTATGTAACAGATATAAAAGATCTGCTTTTTTCTTAA
- a CDS encoding acyltransferase family protein — protein sequence MIEEKQRFMALDIFRGLTVCFMIIVNTPGDESTTFWPLLHAKWFGFTPTDLVFPSFLFATGNSIYFAYKKWPSMSKTSVWGKILKRSLLIFLLGVLMYWFPFFTLDTTGHWIVKPIENIRIMGVLQRIALAYLFASLLIYYCSNKVLIGISMILLVLYYGIMKWGGIPSMDPFSMYGNAVLRWDTYILGAKHLYHDHGELYPFDPEGLVSTMPTIVNVIVGYLVGKYVLDKKMNVEALLRVALIGFLMLALAYLGQGIFPISKKIWTSTFVLLTCGLDCLILVMIIYWVDILKKPFGNYFFSVFGKNPLAIYLLSELLATLLFTFQIGNLNIYSWLFQHLFFFFSPFIGSLLQALCYMFFCWIVGYILDKKKIYIRV from the coding sequence ATGATAGAAGAGAAACAAAGATTTATGGCCTTAGATATTTTTAGAGGATTGACAGTATGCTTTATGATCATTGTCAATACTCCTGGTGATGAATCGACTACCTTTTGGCCACTTTTACACGCGAAGTGGTTTGGCTTTACGCCCACAGATTTAGTCTTTCCTTCCTTCCTATTTGCTACTGGAAATTCCATTTATTTTGCTTATAAAAAATGGCCATCCATGTCAAAAACTTCTGTTTGGGGAAAAATCTTAAAAAGGAGTTTATTAATCTTTTTACTAGGCGTATTAATGTATTGGTTTCCCTTTTTTACTTTAGATACTACAGGACATTGGATCGTAAAGCCAATAGAGAATATTAGAATAATGGGCGTATTGCAAAGAATTGCATTGGCCTATTTGTTTGCTTCCTTACTTATCTATTACTGTTCCAATAAGGTATTGATAGGTATATCAATGATATTATTAGTTCTTTATTATGGTATTATGAAATGGGGTGGTATTCCATCAATGGATCCTTTTAGTATGTATGGTAATGCCGTGTTGAGGTGGGATACTTATATTTTAGGCGCGAAACATTTATATCATGATCATGGAGAATTATATCCCTTTGATCCCGAAGGGCTAGTAAGTACAATGCCCACAATTGTAAATGTCATAGTAGGTTATTTAGTTGGGAAGTACGTCTTGGACAAAAAAATGAATGTAGAAGCGCTATTGCGCGTTGCCCTGATTGGTTTTTTAATGTTAGCATTAGCTTATTTAGGTCAAGGCATATTTCCTATTAGTAAAAAGATTTGGACTAGTACGTTTGTTTTATTAACCTGCGGATTAGATTGTTTGATACTCGTGATGATCATTTACTGGGTGGATATTCTAAAGAAACCTTTTGGTAATTATTTTTTTAGTGTATTTGGAAAGAACCCATTGGCTATCTATTTACTTTCAGAACTTTTAGCAACCCTACTTTTTACATTTCAAATAGGAAATCTCAATATCTATTCTTGGTTATTTCAACATTTGTTTTTCTTCTTTAGCCCTTTCATAGGTTCTTTATTACAAGCCTTATGCTATATGTTTTTCTGCTGGATCGTGGGATATATACTAGACAAGAAAAAAATCTATATACGTGTTTAA
- a CDS encoding alpha-N-acetylglucosaminidase C-terminal domain-containing protein, with amino-acid sequence MGGRASGLSEYSNRQWAGLIEGYYMPRWKMYFEYILECHNKGLQIKWADIDTQILDWEWHWVNSTKEKFATKAKGNTLEIAQKLFQTYYLKMLQ; translated from the coding sequence ATGGGGGGACGTGCTAGTGGTTTAAGTGAATACTCCAATAGACAGTGGGCTGGATTGATTGAGGGGTATTATATGCCTAGATGGAAAATGTATTTTGAATATATTCTCGAATGTCACAATAAAGGACTGCAGATAAAATGGGCGGATATAGATACCCAAATATTGGATTGGGAATGGCATTGGGTTAATTCTACTAAAGAAAAATTTGCCACAAAAGCCAAAGGAAATACTTTGGAAATTGCACAGAAATTATTCCAAACTTATTACCTAAAAATGCTACAATAA
- a CDS encoding alpha-N-acetylglucosaminidase: MHRNDYRCKQLRIFLTAICSLGMWLPMYAQKGQQERAVSELVARVLPTYKDSFEFETIPKGSKDSFNISTGTNGKVCIKGNNGVAMASGFYHYLVDYCHANITWDSRQLEIPAILPKLKSPIGKSTLYDARYYLNYCTYNYSMSWWDWDRWQKEIDWMAMHGINMPLALTGEESVWSEVYKEMGLKNTDLNSFFSGPAYFSWFWMGNLDAWNGPLSAHWMERQKKMQLQILSRERSLGMTPILPAFTGHVPKALKHYYPSAKIKNTNWDAGFEDIDILAAEDPLFDKIGQLFLEKQTAIFGTNHLYSADTFNENVPPSNDSTYLDGITKKIFASMQTVDSEAKWFMQGWMFHYNKAYWGEKQVSALLHAIPKDRLVILDLYSESHPMWETAHAYYGRPWIWNMLQNFGGNIGMFGRMDAVAKEPYLTFKKPEAGNMIGIGLAPEGIEQNPALFELMLQNVWASDTIAVSSFLHKYIRNRYGDTSTVLNQAWDILHKTVYNGGLGEGTPESIIVAHPMLADSSQRVRTSLNYAPKDLVVAWKLFLEAPPKIYKNEGYLYDLTDVTRQVLANYAYSVYTNWRNDLALKDWKNFEIHSGEFLQLMKDMDMLLASNRHFLLGKWITDARACGITIEEKDLYEKNARDLITLWGDVLVV, encoded by the coding sequence ATGCATAGAAATGACTACAGATGTAAACAACTACGTATTTTTTTGACTGCTATATGCTCTTTGGGTATGTGGTTGCCAATGTATGCTCAGAAGGGACAGCAAGAACGTGCTGTTAGTGAATTAGTCGCTAGGGTTCTTCCTACGTATAAGGATAGTTTCGAATTTGAAACAATTCCCAAAGGATCTAAAGATAGTTTTAATATCAGCACTGGCACGAATGGAAAAGTATGTATCAAAGGTAATAATGGAGTAGCTATGGCTTCTGGATTTTATCATTATCTAGTGGATTATTGTCATGCCAATATAACATGGGATAGTCGTCAACTAGAAATACCAGCAATATTGCCGAAGTTAAAGTCTCCTATTGGAAAATCTACGTTGTATGATGCGCGCTACTATCTAAACTATTGCACTTATAATTATTCCATGTCTTGGTGGGATTGGGATCGGTGGCAAAAAGAAATCGATTGGATGGCAATGCATGGCATAAATATGCCCCTTGCGCTCACGGGAGAGGAGTCGGTTTGGTCAGAAGTTTATAAAGAAATGGGACTGAAAAATACGGACTTAAATAGTTTTTTTAGTGGTCCTGCTTATTTCTCTTGGTTTTGGATGGGGAATTTAGACGCGTGGAACGGCCCCTTGTCTGCCCATTGGATGGAGCGACAAAAAAAAATGCAACTCCAAATTCTATCTAGAGAAAGATCTCTAGGTATGACGCCCATCTTGCCCGCTTTTACCGGACATGTGCCTAAAGCGCTTAAGCACTATTATCCATCTGCGAAAATTAAAAATACAAATTGGGATGCTGGTTTTGAAGATATAGATATATTGGCTGCAGAAGATCCTTTGTTTGATAAAATAGGTCAACTGTTTTTGGAAAAACAAACCGCCATATTTGGGACCAATCATCTATATTCCGCAGATACCTTTAATGAAAATGTACCCCCATCCAACGATTCTACTTACTTAGATGGAATTACTAAAAAAATATTTGCTTCTATGCAAACTGTTGATTCAGAGGCAAAATGGTTTATGCAGGGATGGATGTTTCATTATAATAAAGCCTATTGGGGCGAAAAACAAGTGTCGGCACTTTTACATGCCATTCCAAAAGACCGGTTAGTAATATTGGATTTATATAGTGAAAGTCATCCGATGTGGGAGACTGCGCACGCTTATTATGGAAGACCCTGGATTTGGAATATGTTGCAAAATTTTGGTGGAAATATTGGGATGTTTGGAAGAATGGATGCCGTAGCTAAAGAGCCCTATCTTACTTTTAAAAAACCTGAAGCGGGAAACATGATAGGAATTGGTTTGGCTCCTGAAGGAATTGAGCAAAATCCGGCACTATTTGAGTTAATGCTACAAAATGTATGGGCCTCCGATACAATAGCAGTTTCTTCCTTTTTACATAAATATATACGTAATAGATATGGAGATACGAGTACCGTATTAAATCAAGCATGGGATATCCTCCATAAAACAGTGTATAATGGAGGATTAGGAGAAGGAACGCCAGAGTCTATTATCGTTGCTCATCCAATGCTCGCCGACTCTTCCCAAAGGGTGCGTACCTCCTTAAATTATGCGCCTAAAGATTTGGTCGTCGCATGGAAATTATTTTTAGAAGCCCCACCTAAGATATATAAGAATGAGGGATATTTATATGATCTGACAGATGTGACACGGCAAGTATTAGCTAACTACGCTTATTCTGTTTATACTAATTGGCGAAATGATTTAGCTTTGAAGGATTGGAAAAATTTTGAGATACATAGTGGTGAATTTTTACAATTAATGAAAGATATGGACATGTTACTCGCGAGTAATCGCCATTTTCTTTTAGGTAAATGGATCACAGATGCGAGAGCCTGTGGAATAACTATTGAAGAAAAAGATTTGTATGAAAAAAATGCAAGAGATCTGATAACTTTATGGGGGGACGTGCTAGTGGTTTAA
- a CDS encoding tyrosine-protein phosphatase: MFSFNLKKYTFLLASCWFFNTHVHAQEREVILQGTYNFRDIGGYPTKNGKKIRWDKLYRSAFLTGLTTEDIEILQTRNISRVIDFRGPKEIDFAPDKLPEGVAHIVLSAGSVGDGPDDWAALALEMKSQSEAQSDQGAIKYYQNVSSFADRYKPMFEQLLSLPKDSALVFHCVGGKDRTGVAAALIEYVLGVDQKNILADYELTNKYRERYNKEVADLLVHKYGVSPQRAQTYGLAKAKFLQASFDALSKQYGSMDLFIKNGLGLDEGKIERLKSLYLY, from the coding sequence ATGTTTTCATTCAATCTAAAGAAATATACATTTTTACTTGCTAGTTGCTGGTTTTTTAATACCCATGTACATGCTCAAGAAAGAGAAGTTATTTTACAAGGAACTTATAACTTTCGGGATATTGGGGGATACCCTACGAAAAATGGAAAAAAAATTCGTTGGGATAAGTTATATCGTTCTGCTTTTTTAACGGGACTGACAACAGAGGATATCGAAATCCTTCAAACAAGGAATATTTCAAGAGTAATAGATTTTCGAGGACCTAAAGAAATAGATTTTGCGCCTGATAAATTGCCCGAAGGTGTTGCTCATATCGTTCTTTCTGCTGGAAGTGTTGGTGATGGTCCAGATGATTGGGCAGCCTTGGCACTGGAAATGAAAAGTCAAAGTGAAGCTCAGTCTGACCAAGGTGCAATAAAATATTATCAAAATGTAAGTTCTTTTGCTGATAGGTATAAACCGATGTTTGAGCAACTACTCTCTTTGCCTAAAGATAGTGCCCTCGTTTTCCATTGTGTTGGAGGTAAAGATAGAACAGGCGTCGCCGCTGCACTAATAGAATATGTATTAGGTGTGGATCAAAAAAACATTTTAGCAGACTATGAATTGACAAATAAATATAGAGAGAGATATAATAAAGAAGTAGCAGATTTATTAGTGCACAAATATGGAGTGAGCCCTCAAAGAGCACAGACCTATGGTCTAGCAAAGGCAAAATTTTTACAAGCCTCCTTTGATGCTTTGTCTAAGCAATATGGATCTATGGATTTATTTATTAAAAATGGACTAGGATTAGATGAAGGCAAAATAGAAAGATTGAAAAGTCTTTATCTGTACTAA
- a CDS encoding PI-PLC domain-containing protein, producing MKKIIIILLFLLTLIDSWSQQKYTLNKVHSHNDYWQKRPFYLAYQHGLGSVEADTYLWNGQLLVAHDTIDIKQENSLEKLYLQPLTKELNIRHGYPFRDTSLSMQLLIELKSAPDKELKAIDTLLQKFPSLIFNKKVQLVFTGNTPSENAIKEAPSYLHFDGQISKVYSPLLLAHMSMLSDNLEEFIHWDGSVPLTSKQKSVLVKNVRKIHKLGKKIRFWNAPDNPLAWKELMQLDVDYINTDHIESIAQFFDSKMN from the coding sequence ATGAAAAAAATTATAATAATACTTCTATTTCTGCTGACTCTAATAGATTCTTGGAGTCAGCAGAAATACACGCTGAATAAAGTGCATTCTCACAATGATTATTGGCAAAAACGGCCATTTTATCTTGCCTATCAACACGGTCTTGGCTCTGTAGAAGCAGATACTTATCTATGGAATGGACAATTGTTGGTGGCACATGATACCATTGATATAAAACAAGAAAATAGTTTGGAAAAACTATATCTCCAACCATTGACGAAAGAACTAAATATTCGTCATGGATATCCTTTTCGCGATACTTCTTTGTCGATGCAACTATTGATTGAACTCAAATCAGCACCAGATAAAGAACTTAAGGCTATAGATACCTTATTGCAAAAATTTCCATCATTGATCTTTAATAAAAAAGTTCAACTTGTATTTACAGGAAATACGCCAAGTGAAAATGCCATTAAGGAAGCTCCTTCATATTTGCATTTTGATGGTCAGATATCCAAAGTTTATAGCCCACTATTATTAGCGCACATGTCTATGTTAAGCGATAATCTAGAAGAATTTATTCATTGGGATGGTTCGGTTCCTCTAACCTCTAAACAAAAGAGCGTTTTAGTAAAAAACGTTAGAAAAATACATAAATTAGGAAAGAAAATCCGATTTTGGAATGCTCCTGATAATCCATTAGCATGGAAGGAACTCATGCAATTGGACGTGGACTATATTAATACCGATCACATAGAATCCATTGCACAATTTTTCGACTCAAAAATGAATTAA
- a CDS encoding RagB/SusD family nutrient uptake outer membrane protein, with product MNLFKLKYLNLFIGGAFLLSSCSKQLDVTPQVTPTETSFWKSEADALKGVNAMYDQFDGEEFYGRGFMWYINASDDMVTGRSNATADNIKNFASTVPNASYLNDQWSMRYTVIKRANDVIRNVPRIGFSDETLKNRYIGEAYFLRALMYFQLTYNYGNDKAGVPIVRESDSLATAAIPRAASAAVNYAMIDSDFVKAAALLPYFDTYSSEDYGRPHKTAAWSYLSKSFLYQKDWAHAENYADSVILSGKHALLANFADVFTTANNWTSEYIWSAYSSGSVTGGWGSILPGIMLENKGWGKYNGWGYFMPTKELYDTYEDGDTRRAATILKPGDIFQFWGVSTVYSSDNSTSGYQFNKYMEPFSHSNPTGTYVSTNGDHPTTSLNPPLLRYAEIILIKAEAMLMQGQNADKYINMIRARAGLKDVVNADISVLKHERRCEFAGEWADRHRDLVRWGDAKAAYALPLHGVTGTVIWPARNYDADIDNVWPVPQSEITTTGGVITQNSGW from the coding sequence ATGAATTTATTTAAATTGAAATATCTGAATTTATTTATTGGTGGAGCATTTTTACTTTCTAGCTGTAGTAAACAGTTGGACGTAACTCCACAAGTTACACCAACAGAAACTAGCTTTTGGAAGTCAGAAGCAGATGCTTTAAAAGGTGTAAATGCTATGTATGATCAATTTGACGGCGAGGAGTTTTATGGTCGAGGTTTTATGTGGTATATTAACGCAAGTGATGATATGGTCACTGGTCGTAGTAATGCGACAGCAGATAATATCAAAAATTTCGCAAGTACAGTTCCTAATGCGTCTTATTTGAATGATCAATGGAGTATGCGTTACACGGTGATAAAACGTGCGAATGATGTGATACGTAATGTTCCTCGTATTGGATTTAGTGATGAAACACTTAAAAATAGATATATCGGAGAAGCGTATTTTTTGAGAGCATTGATGTATTTTCAATTGACCTATAATTATGGCAATGATAAAGCAGGTGTACCGATTGTTAGAGAATCTGATTCTTTAGCTACAGCAGCGATTCCTCGTGCTGCGAGCGCTGCGGTGAATTACGCGATGATTGATTCTGATTTTGTGAAAGCTGCGGCCTTATTGCCTTATTTTGATACCTATAGTTCCGAAGATTATGGACGTCCTCATAAAACTGCAGCCTGGTCTTATTTAAGTAAATCTTTTTTATACCAGAAAGATTGGGCGCATGCGGAAAACTATGCGGATTCGGTAATATTGAGTGGTAAACACGCTTTATTAGCCAACTTTGCTGATGTATTTACGACTGCAAATAATTGGACCTCTGAATATATTTGGAGTGCCTATAGTTCGGGAAGTGTAACTGGTGGCTGGGGAAGTATATTGCCCGGAATCATGCTAGAAAATAAAGGCTGGGGTAAATATAATGGTTGGGGATATTTTATGCCTACGAAAGAATTGTATGATACCTACGAAGACGGAGATACTCGTAGAGCGGCAACTATACTAAAACCAGGAGATATTTTTCAGTTCTGGGGCGTATCTACTGTGTATAGCTCTGATAATAGTACGAGTGGTTATCAATTTAATAAGTATATGGAGCCGTTTTCTCATAGTAATCCAACAGGAACTTATGTTAGTACTAATGGGGATCATCCAACAACCTCTTTAAATCCTCCTCTACTGCGCTACGCAGAAATTATTTTAATAAAGGCAGAAGCCATGTTGATGCAAGGTCAAAATGCAGATAAATATATCAATATGATTCGTGCAAGGGCCGGACTTAAAGATGTCGTAAATGCGGATATCTCCGTTTTAAAACATGAACGTAGGTGTGAATTTGCAGGAGAATGGGCAGATCGTCATCGAGATTTAGTAAGATGGGGAGATGCTAAAGCTGCTTATGCTTTACCTTTACACGGTGTGACGGGGACGGTGATCTGGCCTGCAAGAAATTACGATGCTGATATTGACAATGTATGGCCGGTTCCTCAAAGCGAAATCACAACAACAGGTGGTGTAATTACTCAAAATAGTGGATGGTAA